The sequence GGTCGGCCGGGGCGAGCGCACCATGAACCTGGGCTGGGATGTGACCGGGCCCGGGGAGCGCGCGACGGTCCTGCACGTGGTCGGGCACGCGCTGGGCATGGTGCACGAGCACCAGAGCCCGTACGCCGGGCTCCACTGGGACGACGAGGCCGTGTACGCCGAGCTGGCGGGCCCGCCGAACTTCTGGAGCCGTCAGACGACGGACACGAACGTCCTGCAGCGGCTCGAGGCCGGCGAGGCGAGCGGTTCGGTGTGGGATCCGCAGTCGGTGATGACGTTCGCGTTCGGGCCGGGGCTGGTGCTGGAGCCGGAGCAGTACCGCGGGGGGCTGCGTCCGTCCGGTGCCCCGTCCCCGGCCGACAAGGAGTTCGTGCTCCGCTGGTATCCGCCGGCCGCACCGCCGGAGCCGGCCGCGCTGGTGCCGTTCCGTTCGGCGCCGCTCGGGCTCGGACCGGGCGAGCAGGCCGACTTCAGCGTCGAGCCGCCGGAGACCCGCGACTACACCGTGGGCACCTTCGGCGACGCCGACACCGTGCTCGTGGTCTTCGAGGAGCGCGACGGGGAACCGCGCTTCCTCGCGGGCCACGACGACGGCGGCGCGCCGGGCAACGCCGCCGTGCGGGTCCGGCTCGTCAAGGGCCGCCGCTACGTCGTCCGCGTCCGGCTGTACTCGACATGGGGGTCGGGGGAGACAGCCGTCATGTGCTGGTGACAGCACAGGGACGAGGACGACCACGGTCCGGCGCCGGGGGAGCGGTCGCGGACGTCACCTACGGGGGAGGTGACGTCCGCGGCCGTGGGACAGCGCGGCGGGCGAGATCGACGGAGGTGCGCCGCGCCTCGGGTGCGCTCGAACCGGATGCGACGGGGGCCAGGTCGAGGACGCCGGGGCCGAGGACGCCGAGGGGGTGCCGGAAGGCATGGCTGCGGCTCCTCAGCTGTCGGCGGGCGCGGGGTCGCGTGCGGCCCGGGGCAGGACCGGTGCCCAGGGGAACGGCGGGTCCGGGATGTCCTTGCGGAGCACCGGCGCGACCGCCGACTGGAACAGCTCCAGGGAGTCCCGGTGCTGGACGTCGCCCAGCCCGCCCGCGTCGGCGTGCACGTGCAGCACGGTGTGCCCCAGCTGCTCGTGATAGCGGTGCACCTTGTCGATGACCTGCTGCGGGCTGCCGATCAGGGCCGAGCTGCGGGCGACGAAGTCCTCCAGCGTCTCGAAGACCACGGGCAGACCCGTCCTCCTCCGGAACGCCAGATCGCTCTCGAAGACCGGCCGGTAGCCCTCCAGCGCCTGCTGCGAGGTGGGGGCCACGTACAGGCCCGCGGAGCCCGCGCCGACCGCGAGGTCCGCCGGATCGTGGCCGTAGTGCTCCCAGCGCTCGCGGTAGTGGCGGATCAACTCGGCGTACGGCTCGATCGGGTTGGTGACGTTCGCGGAGAACAGCGGGTCGCCGTAGCGGGCGGCCAGATCCACGGACTCCTCGCTGGTGGCGCTGCCGTGCCAGACCCGGACCGGCCGCTGGTACGGCCGCGGCCAGACCTCGGCGTCCTTCAGCGGTGGCCGGAAACGGGTGTCCGCGGTGACCTTGTCCTGTCGCCACAGCCGCCGGAACACCTCGTAGCTCTCGGCGTTGCGGTCCCACTGGTCCTCGGGTGTGACGTGGAACAGCTCCCGCTGGGCGGTGCCGTTGCCCTTGCCGATGATCAGGTCGAGGCGACCGTCCGCGAGGTGGTCCAGCGTCGCGTAGTCCTCGTAGGCCCGGACGGGGTCCAGCAGGCTGAGCGTCGTCACGGCGGTGAAGAGCCGGATGCGCCGGGTCAGCGCGGCGATGTGGCTGAGGACCACCGCCGGCGCGGAGGAGATGAACGGCCGCTCGTGCCGCTCCCCCACGCCGAACCCGTCGAAGCCCAGCTCCTCGGCCAGCACCGCGTTGCCGAGGACCTCGCGGAAGCGGGCGTGCGTGGGCTTCTGGACGCCGGTGAGCACGTCCGGCCGGTGCACGATGAGGGTGATCGCGAGGAACTTCACGACGCGGCCCGCTCGGCCGGCCCGCCGGCGCCCGCGTCGGGGTGGGCAAGGCCGAGGTGGTCGCGCAGGGTCGTGCCCGTGTAGTCGGCGCGGAACACGCCCTGTTCCTGGAGCAGGGGTACGACCTTGTCGGCGAAGGGGTCGAGGCCGCCGGGGGTGATGTGCGGGACGAGGATGAAGCCGTCGGAGGCGTCCGCCTGCACGAAGTCGTTGATGGTCCGGGCGACCGTGGCCGGGGAGCCGACGAAGGTCTGCCGGTTGCCGGTGTTGATGACCAGGTCGCGGATGGACCACTTGTTGGCCTCGGCGAGCTGCCGCCACTCGCGGGCGATGGCGAGCGGGTCCCGGTACATCCGCACCTGGGCGCGGCCCCGGGAGATGTGGTCCTCGCTCACCACCGGGTCGACGTCGGGCAGCGGGCCCTCCGGGTCGTACGCCGACAGGTCGCGGT comes from Streptomyces sp. FXJ1.172 and encodes:
- a CDS encoding LLM class flavin-dependent oxidoreductase translates to MKFLAITLIVHRPDVLTGVQKPTHARFREVLGNAVLAEELGFDGFGVGERHERPFISSAPAVVLSHIAALTRRIRLFTAVTTLSLLDPVRAYEDYATLDHLADGRLDLIIGKGNGTAQRELFHVTPEDQWDRNAESYEVFRRLWRQDKVTADTRFRPPLKDAEVWPRPYQRPVRVWHGSATSEESVDLAARYGDPLFSANVTNPIEPYAELIRHYRERWEHYGHDPADLAVGAGSAGLYVAPTSQQALEGYRPVFESDLAFRRRTGLPVVFETLEDFVARSSALIGSPQQVIDKVHRYHEQLGHTVLHVHADAGGLGDVQHRDSLELFQSAVAPVLRKDIPDPPFPWAPVLPRAARDPAPADS
- the absR1 gene encoding beta-glucuronidase AbsR1; translation: MTRRLCSLPRQPAPCFAPGLTAERLGALLAGRRMWVNGTVLHYYFYDDVRDASVIPVPGTGELRRVPWAGGEAQRDAVRECLREWRELGIGVTFREVGDRHEAELRIGFQTGGGSWSAVGREALTVGRGERTMNLGWDVTGPGERATVLHVVGHALGMVHEHQSPYAGLHWDDEAVYAELAGPPNFWSRQTTDTNVLQRLEAGEASGSVWDPQSVMTFAFGPGLVLEPEQYRGGLRPSGAPSPADKEFVLRWYPPAAPPEPAALVPFRSAPLGLGPGEQADFSVEPPETRDYTVGTFGDADTVLVVFEERDGEPRFLAGHDDGGAPGNAAVRVRLVKGRRYVVRVRLYSTWGSGETAVMCW